One Leptospira stimsonii DNA segment encodes these proteins:
- a CDS encoding sigma-70 family RNA polymerase sigma factor, whose translation MNQKTDIDRILINSYLEYKRTGKSDSLLKQAEFWIKRFATRKYTLDEDGRAEVILKFIQKIEIFSKIFETKGYRNFPAFAFVFWKHLVYNQWKKERILSQKEASFLDPDRLEGSPFFEPDYELSIDPFRNFLRENLENLDRRGTLIFKLKHNLYLERKEILLLKSILLASGNSIPEFLRERKEKRFRTRNKELLLLEKLESSHQILFSKRKDASFVSSRLKEKFKRKLLRTDSIYTFLEIGIWFGWSEHVVKRLYHQTMNRLRSAGLDSEQALAFEPDTKTA comes from the coding sequence ATGAATCAAAAGACAGATATCGATCGTATATTAATAAATTCTTATTTAGAATATAAAAGAACCGGTAAGTCCGATTCTCTCCTCAAGCAGGCTGAATTTTGGATCAAACGATTTGCGACTCGAAAATATACTCTGGATGAAGATGGAAGGGCGGAAGTGATTCTTAAATTCATTCAAAAAATCGAAATCTTTTCCAAAATCTTTGAAACAAAAGGTTATCGAAATTTCCCTGCCTTCGCCTTTGTCTTCTGGAAACATCTCGTCTACAATCAATGGAAAAAGGAAAGAATCCTTTCTCAAAAAGAGGCTTCTTTTTTGGATCCGGATCGACTGGAAGGATCTCCTTTTTTCGAACCGGATTATGAACTTTCTATCGATCCTTTCCGAAATTTTCTCCGAGAGAATCTGGAAAATCTGGATCGAAGAGGAACACTCATCTTCAAATTAAAACACAATCTCTATTTGGAAAGAAAGGAGATCCTCCTCCTCAAGAGTATTCTCCTTGCCTCAGGAAATTCCATCCCCGAATTTTTACGCGAGAGAAAAGAAAAACGATTTCGCACTCGAAATAAGGAACTTCTACTTTTGGAAAAATTGGAATCCTCTCATCAAATCCTCTTTTCCAAACGAAAGGACGCGAGTTTTGTCTCTTCGAGGTTGAAGGAAAAATTCAAAAGAAAACTTCTGAGAACGGATTCGATCTATACATTTTTGGAAATCGGAATCTGGTTTGGTTGGAGCGAGCACGTTGTCAAAAGGCTTTATCACCAAACAATGAATCGTCTCCGAAGCGCCGGACTTGACTCGGAACAAGCATTGGCCTTCGAACCGGACACAAAGACCGCATAA
- a CDS encoding methyl-accepting chemotaxis protein, producing MNQSESLKLRWKLTVGLELLTTILAVPLAVLFIISAGGYDFDQAIAVIIAAAISTLTSYVLPTIRFFYLGRILQNLEDQTWFSLNTQQRVAVKTKILNFPVYNSIFYLVQWSLGIPFAWWLMHFFFTPTFLESIPFAFLPLIIYPILGVSHFFLTESSFVDILESDRLNEVQIDSDRILMVGVHARIFSTITAIAILPIIILGYLLFEETSGWIKLGDVTIPLILTLVFMLIAVVVASYQLSLTIRRNSENMIRIFGEMSNGNLTHVLPMVSSDELGSNSRALNEFVKRLRIIVKSVSREAEKLSGSSKTLGDNTKDLSRKMQDQAASTEEMSSGVEEIAASIHSTASRADGQTQIAKKAQASLVELEGRIRQVHTALLETKVDADRMRSETKSGEDALQGTQKAMEAIEESTSKMGATVNVIKDITDRIGLLSLNAAIEAARAGEAGKGFAVVAQEIAKLGEQTQDNAKRITSAIAEALNATKSGREVIESTQTVFKRIGDTVEVTLDRVSAVTKLSDSQLVASEQVKSAFSDLSVSSDEIRNHTQEQAQTSTEFSKTIVAISETTEFLNQVVSEIDELAIKLNEQAGKLKSEVEFFTT from the coding sequence ATGAATCAGTCAGAATCACTCAAACTTAGATGGAAATTAACAGTCGGTTTGGAATTGCTCACAACGATTTTGGCGGTTCCTTTGGCGGTCTTATTTATTATCTCTGCGGGAGGATATGATTTCGATCAGGCGATCGCGGTCATTATTGCGGCCGCGATTTCAACGCTGACTTCTTATGTGCTTCCTACGATCCGCTTTTTTTATTTGGGAAGAATCCTTCAAAATCTGGAAGACCAGACTTGGTTTTCTCTCAATACACAGCAGAGGGTCGCGGTAAAAACGAAAATTCTGAACTTCCCAGTTTATAATTCCATTTTTTATCTGGTTCAGTGGAGTTTAGGAATTCCATTTGCGTGGTGGCTCATGCATTTCTTTTTTACACCCACCTTTTTGGAATCCATTCCATTTGCTTTTCTTCCGTTGATCATCTATCCGATTTTGGGAGTATCCCATTTTTTCCTCACCGAATCCAGCTTTGTCGATATCTTGGAATCGGATCGCCTCAACGAAGTTCAGATCGATTCCGATCGGATTCTTATGGTGGGAGTTCACGCGAGAATCTTTAGTACGATCACGGCGATCGCAATCCTACCGATCATCATTCTCGGCTACCTCCTTTTCGAAGAGACCTCAGGTTGGATCAAACTGGGAGACGTGACCATTCCTCTGATTCTAACGTTGGTTTTTATGCTGATCGCGGTCGTTGTGGCTTCGTATCAGCTTTCCCTCACGATCCGGAGAAATTCCGAAAACATGATTCGTATTTTCGGAGAAATGTCCAACGGAAATCTTACCCACGTCCTTCCGATGGTATCGAGCGACGAATTGGGTTCCAACAGTCGCGCACTGAATGAATTTGTTAAGCGACTTCGAATTATCGTAAAAAGTGTTTCGAGAGAAGCGGAAAAATTGTCCGGAAGTTCCAAAACTCTCGGAGATAACACGAAAGATTTGTCCAGAAAGATGCAGGACCAAGCCGCGTCCACGGAAGAAATGAGTTCCGGAGTGGAAGAGATCGCCGCTTCGATCCATTCTACGGCGTCGCGTGCGGACGGTCAGACTCAAATCGCGAAAAAGGCCCAAGCCTCCTTAGTGGAACTGGAAGGAAGAATCCGCCAGGTTCACACAGCGCTTCTCGAAACGAAGGTCGACGCGGATCGGATGAGGAGCGAAACCAAAAGTGGAGAGGACGCCTTACAAGGTACTCAAAAAGCGATGGAAGCGATCGAAGAAAGTACTTCTAAAATGGGAGCGACCGTAAACGTCATCAAAGACATCACGGACCGAATCGGCTTACTTTCGTTAAACGCCGCGATCGAGGCCGCTAGGGCAGGAGAAGCCGGAAAAGGATTCGCTGTCGTCGCTCAGGAAATCGCAAAGCTCGGAGAGCAGACTCAGGACAACGCGAAACGAATTACGAGTGCGATCGCGGAAGCGTTAAATGCCACGAAGAGCGGAAGAGAAGTGATCGAATCGACTCAGACCGTTTTTAAAAGAATCGGGGACACGGTGGAAGTCACACTGGATCGGGTATCGGCGGTAACAAAACTTTCGGATTCTCAACTTGTGGCGAGCGAACAAGTGAAATCGGCGTTTTCGGATCTTTCCGTTTCTTCGGATGAAATTCGAAACCATACACAGGAACAAGCGCAGACTTCGACGGAATTTTCCAAAACGATCGTCGCCATTTCAGAAACTACCGAATTCTTAAATCAAGTCGTATCCGAAATCGACGAACTCGCCATCAAATTAAACGAACAAGCCGGAAAACTCAAATCCGAAGTGGAATTTTTTACGACCTAA
- a CDS encoding M20 family peptidase yields the protein MKKFSFFALSLFGLVLLFTVFRTFSASSFQKKIDPVPKETLPMEAALRRLSEGVRFKTVSSLEDTNANSREFLSLNEHIRKSYPSVEAKLKKTKVSNFSFFYEWQGKNPNLKPILLCAHTDVVDVDPSTISLWSHQPFGGEIRDGFVWGRGAWDDKSSVFAILESIEILIKKGHVPERSIFIAIGQDEETIYGKLGAKAITEIFKRRNLRFEYVLDEGQIIAEGLIPGIEKPIALIGIAGKGYLSLGLEVDLKEGGHSSMPPEETAVGILSSGLSRMEQNPFPLSLGEIQRTTFQWLAPEMKFGSRWVMSNLWLFGPILKSRLSEKNSTRAQLHTTSAITKISGGFKDNVLPASAEATVNFRILQGDSHRGVLDRTEKILNDERIRLNPPDTIFEPSSVSSTDSIGFETIRRSIQETIPDVIVAPALVSAYTDSLHYGTVADNAYRFFPVRVKPEDVKRFHGIDERISISNYEEMIRFYIRLILNSSN from the coding sequence ATGAAAAAATTTTCATTTTTTGCGTTATCCCTTTTCGGTCTCGTTCTTTTGTTTACGGTCTTTCGGACGTTTTCGGCAAGCTCATTCCAAAAAAAGATCGACCCGGTTCCTAAAGAAACGCTACCGATGGAAGCCGCCTTACGACGACTTTCGGAGGGAGTTCGCTTTAAAACGGTTTCTTCCCTCGAAGATACGAACGCAAACTCGCGTGAATTCCTATCGTTAAACGAACACATCCGGAAGAGTTATCCATCCGTAGAAGCGAAACTTAAAAAAACGAAGGTAAGCAACTTTTCCTTTTTTTACGAATGGCAGGGTAAGAATCCGAATTTAAAACCGATTCTTCTTTGCGCGCACACGGACGTAGTGGACGTGGATCCGAGCACGATTTCTCTTTGGAGCCACCAACCGTTTGGAGGCGAAATACGGGACGGTTTTGTTTGGGGAAGAGGTGCTTGGGACGACAAAAGTAGCGTTTTTGCTATATTAGAATCTATTGAAATTCTAATAAAGAAAGGACATGTTCCGGAACGTTCTATTTTTATTGCGATCGGTCAAGACGAAGAGACGATCTACGGAAAACTCGGCGCAAAGGCGATCACCGAAATTTTCAAAAGAAGAAATCTTCGTTTTGAATACGTTTTGGACGAGGGTCAGATCATCGCAGAAGGTTTGATACCGGGAATCGAAAAACCGATCGCGTTGATCGGAATCGCCGGAAAAGGTTATCTTTCCCTTGGGCTCGAAGTCGATCTCAAAGAAGGAGGTCATTCTTCTATGCCTCCGGAAGAAACTGCGGTCGGAATTCTGAGCTCCGGTCTTTCGCGAATGGAGCAGAATCCGTTTCCGCTTTCCTTAGGAGAAATACAGAGAACAACCTTTCAGTGGCTCGCACCCGAGATGAAATTCGGATCCAGATGGGTTATGAGCAATCTATGGCTCTTTGGTCCGATTCTAAAGTCGCGTCTGAGTGAAAAAAATTCCACGAGGGCACAGCTTCATACTACTTCCGCAATTACAAAAATTTCCGGCGGGTTTAAGGACAACGTTCTTCCGGCGAGCGCCGAAGCCACGGTTAATTTTAGAATTCTCCAAGGGGATTCTCACCGGGGAGTTTTGGATCGAACCGAAAAAATCCTAAACGACGAAAGGATTCGTCTGAATCCTCCAGATACGATTTTCGAACCTTCCTCCGTTTCGAGCACCGATTCGATCGGATTTGAAACGATTCGACGTTCGATCCAAGAAACGATTCCCGATGTGATCGTCGCTCCTGCGCTCGTCTCCGCGTATACGGATTCCCTTCACTACGGAACTGTTGCGGATAACGCATATCGGTTTTTTCCGGTCCGAGTAAAACCGGAGGACGTAAAAAGATTTCACGGTATAGACGAAAGAATTTCGATTTCGAACTACGAGGAAATGATACGATTTTATATCAGATTGATTCTCAATTCTTCCAATTGA